aattagtccGTACCCTCCTTTTCTGTCTAGAATTTTTTTGGGCATGAGTTAAGCATATGGTTAATTGTTCTTTCTTTCGATTTGAGTGTTGGCACTTTTGAAGTCTCTTTCTATAGGCGTGAAAAAACAACAATGTCATAACTCTTCAAGGTGATGTGGATAATTCCTTACTCCAACTTCAAATGAACACTTTGCATGAATTAGTACCAACTCATGAATCAACCGATCTTCTATTTTACAGATTAAAGCAAAAGAACTCTATAATGTTGAAAAAAACTTGAAAGCCACTTGACTTTAAGGAGGGAGATTTTACCACAAATACAAAGGTTTGTACTATAATAATTTTCcaagatttaatttttaaaattgataaaagaaaatcataaaattcaaagATGAACAAAGTCATAACTTTGAATTAGATAAAGGTTTGTACAATAATATTGATTTgtatatatcaatataaataaaaatttatgttaAGAACTATAAATTATTCTATAACAAACAATTACTACTTTgcaagaaaagtgtgaattacatgAAGATTTTCCTGGAGATTAACATGAAAATTTGTAGGAAAATAAGTTTTCTACAGATTTTCATACTGATCCCTAGGAAAGTTCCCATGTAATTCatacttttcttgtagtgttttTTGTATGATTATATCCTACAATTGATCTAACCTACTAGCCATCTTATGaaagacatttttttattttttttataacttctaaaaatattattatcaatCAACAATAACTTCTGATTATAAAAAGGAGGAGATCACATAGTTTCTTAGTGGGATGACACAAATTTAAGGCGTTAAGCATTTACAGTTACAGAGATGATGTTGCTCAAATTTACTATCAAACTGAATATTTGATACGTTAGACAATtgcattagaaaaaaatatataatccaATTGATTTATACTAGTAATTATAATACTAACCAAATACCAGAAAATACTATAACCAAATAAGCAGTTTTTCCCTGAATATGAAatgtattttttcaatttcttttgataaaacttttaaataaaattatattttgaaatgacAATAATTATCGATCAAGTATGCTCACCATTCATTAATTTAACCTTACATTTTCTTCCTTTCAAATTTTGTGTAACTTATCGTATACATACTTTAATATTAtctatttatcattttaaaatatttgttcaatTAGTATGAGGTACACTTACTTGTACGTGTTgaaaaaattagtataaaaaGTATAAATTCATGTTTTTTATACTAATTTAGAACATGTTGACAAACTCAAATTATACCAAATTGTTATAAGATAGACGTGTCTAAATATATTAATCTACATGAGTTAGTATCAAATTCATATGAAAATAAAACAGTATGACTCAAGGTATTGTGCATGAGATTCCCTAACTAAATTTATCCCCTTCAACAATAGCTGAATTATTATTAAGACTAACAACAATTGTTCGAACACTTATAAAACCAACGATAaactttattttcaattaaattaaagacttaaaattgtgttttgacCTGAATGTATGCCTAAAGGAGCTAAGATTGGTGCCCGagtcaatattttttaatctctaattcaattttttctttaagttgTAACTTCTAtgtaattagtttaattttattattattttacttgttcaatCTTAAATTCATTATTATCTTCTATCTGATTCAATCTCATCTATTGTTGCTTTCAAATTGGCTGAAAGAGTATTTTGAAGTCACTTAGGAGAAGTATAGGCAAGTGAGCCTAAGTTGTATATAATAAATAGTTGTGTGTTCGAGACTTAATTGAGAAAGAGCATTAATAGTTGTGTGTGCCATACGAAAAATCAAGTTCGTGCTCTCATATTACCCAATACACCAAAAGGGGCTTTACTTTCAGTAACTTCTTTCACTTATTATGTTGTCTCATTTCACCTTTCAACCACATTTTCACTATGATTTTTCTCTAAAGATATATGCATAAAGTTTACAATTTATGATTGATAAACAAGATTAGTACAATACCTAACTACCTATAATAAAGGAAGAAACTACTATAAAAAATCAGATTACTAAACATAATACAATTACAAAGagtaacaaaattatataaacacAATTACAGAGAATTTCCAAAACACATTAATATAACAAAAGATAATGatgttgtttttctttaataatgAACCAAAAAGGTATTTAAAATAACCTTAAATGTTACGTATACATTAAAATATAttctaaatttgaattaaatatttttgtcagGCCATCAATGGCCATGATTCGTTTGTTTCTTCCTAAGATACTTTTGATTATTTAAATCTAACGTATGTGTATATGTTAACTGTTGAAAATTGTCATGATCCTCTCATCAAATGAAACTTGTAAGTCATTAATCTCATAAATAGTATTCATCTAAAGTGACAATATTTGAATAGTTATTGCTAGTTTGCTACGATTGGACTTCAATAATTTTTCTTGGCTTATAAACTAGAGCACGAAACgaattgaatttatttattcataattatatcaggaaaatattttaataaataaaatattcgaTATGACCGTATATAGACTATTTGTGTAGTTTAACATGATGAATCAAGTCTCATGGGACAAATGAAcaagaataaattaaaatcttcaacaaattttaaaagattataGTGTATCTTATATATGCAGTTAATTATACTCTTAAGGATCGTAAGATCATTAAGAcataattatatgaaaagaTATATTCCTTACCACCTAACATATCACGAATTTgttaatcatataaaataattttaaattaagaaaGTTCATATTTTAGTCATCAAACTATATTCGTTTTTTCGGGCAAATTATTATCTTCTTTATCTTAATGAAACTTATTTAATCCACTAAATTATGTTATTGTCTAAAATGATAGAAGAAATAATTAGTACACATAACATGCAATACACCTCCATGTGAGAAtatataattacataatcataaattttataagttgACCTTTTGTTTATGATAGTAATAAAAGGTCAActtaaaattaatgaatattttactattttttttaataagaaaaacaacttaagaagacaaaaaaaagaTATCTTTATATTGAACAAGTctatttatatcaatatttatgcaagtttttaaatgaaaaataaaataaaataattcattttacTATGTTGATAGACAAGGAGAAATTTAAACTAAGGTACTTGgaacttttcttaaattctaTAAAGAATAAGTCAAAGTGAGAACATAAAAGTTATAATATGAGAAGAAGGGAGACAGAAAGATGAGAAATAGAAGGAGAAGCAAAACATAATTAAAGGAAATGCAAGAATGAGGACGCGCACAAAAAGTGAGCCACAGAAATTATTATGGAAGATAATCAATGGTATCAAGATAACAAATTCTTATTATATAAGGCCTCGGGGAGATGGGTAAGAATGCAAGCTctagaaggaagaagaagaagaaattcccctcttcttctttgccaatttttttatttaaaatcccaaaaaaatatcaaagaatttatttatttttttttttaaaaaagaagaagtgagATTCGTAATTGTAGAATaagagatagatagatagagagagagagagagagagagagagagaaaaagagagagagagagagagagagagaaaagaggCATGGAGGGAGCCAATAATGTAAAAATTGTGGCTTTGCTTATAATTTGCCTCTCCGTTGGAGCTTTGTTGGTAAAAGCTGAGGACCCTTACCTCTTTTTCGAGTGGAATGTCACTTATGGCACAATTGCTCCATTGGGTGTCCCCCAACAAGGTATCCTAATCAATGGGCAACTTCCGGGGCCCAGGATCAATTGCACATCCAACAATAATATTGTTGTCAATGTCTACAATAAGCTAGATGAGCCTTTACTCCTTACTTGGAATGGTATCCAACAAAGGAAGAATTCATGGCAAGATGGTACCCCAGGAACCATGTGTCCTATCATGCCTGGTACAAACTTCACTTATCATTTTCAAGTGAAGGACCAAATTGGTAGCTTCTTCTACTTTCCTACTACAAGCTTGCATCGTGCATCCGGTGGCTTCGGTGCCCTCGATGTCCATAGCCGTAACCTTATTCCCATTCCTTTTGACAAACCCGCTGATGAGTACAATGTCTTTTTGGGCGATTGGTACAATAAGGGACACAAAACCCTGAAAAAGACGTTAGATGGTGGACGCACCATTGGGAGACCTGATGGTATTCACATTAATGGAAAGTCCAATAAACTTGGTGACAAAGCAGAGCCATTATTCAGCATGGGAGCTGGCAAGACCTATAGGTACAGGATATGCAATGTCGGTATGAGGACCTCAGTTAATGTCGGGATCCAAGGTCATGCGATGAAGCTAGTGGAGATGGAAGGATCACATACCGTGCAAAATATGTATGACTCTCTTGACATCCACGTTGGTCAATGTCTTTCGGTCTTGGTCACTGCTGATCAGGAGCCTAAGGACTATTACATGGTTGTTTCTAGCCGATTTTTGAAGCAAGCCATCTCCTCCGTAGGTATCCTACGTTATGCAAATGGCAAGGGCGTCGGATCAGCATCATCTGATCATCTCCCAACACCTCCACCAAATAACACTCAAGGTATTGCTTGGTCCATGAATCAATTTCGGTCCTTCAGATGGAATCTCACAGCTAGTGCTGCCCGTCCTAATCCTCAGGGATCCTATCACTACGGACAGATCAACATTACTCGCACCATCAAGATTGTCAACTCGAGAAGCCAAGTAAATGGCAAGCTTCGATTTGCCTTGAATGGTATCTCTCATATGGATAGTGACACCCCATTGAAGCTTGCTGAGTACTTTGGAGTAGCTGAAAAGACTTTCAAGTATGATGTGATGGGGGATGAGCCTCCGACTCCgagcagcaacaacaacaaagtgGTGACCATTGCTCCAAATGTGAAAAATGCTACCTTTCGTAATTTCGTGGAGATTATATTTGAGAACGAAGAAAAGACTATCCAGACGTATCACTTGGATGGATATTCATTTTTTGCAGTAGGGATCGAGCCTGGGAAATGGAATCCTGAGAAAAGAAAGAACTACAACTTAGTAGATGCAGTAAGCAGACACAGTATCCAAGTGTATCCAAATTCGTGGGCAGCCATAATGACAACTTTAGACAATGCAGGAATATGGAACTTACGATCCGATATGTGGGAGAGAAACTACTTAGGACAACAATTATATTTTAGTGTACTCTCTCCTTCACGCTCCTTGAGGGATGAGTATAACCTCCCAGACAACCATCCTCTTTGTGGTATTGTCAAGAGTATGCCCATGCCGCCGCCATACAAACCATAGTATCCTAATACTCTAATAATTAGCATCAAAggtctatatatatttatggggaaaaaatatttatatatatatattcttttcaaaatatacatacatacatacatatagtGTAATTCAAATAAAACATCAACCTAactacacaaattatatatataattaatattgaaCACAGAATTTACCCGTTCATTCCagaataattttcaatttaattttatattttcatttaacCCACCAAGGGGGGAATTTTTATTCTTGAATTGATCAGCGATAACAACGAGGTTGGGAGTTAGGTCTGACCTCTATGAAcgaaataattgaaaaaagatatCCTATACAGTGTGTGGCATTtcaatttaagttttaaaaagaTATGTTTATGTTAGCTGATGaggtataatatataatatattaatactaTCTTTGTTTCTTCATATGTTAACATTTATGTTATTAGAATTTAAAAGTGCAACTTATCAAGTATTCTTAAATTCATTGACtaagaaaaaatttattgttcaatgataatggaaaaaaaaaaagaatactgATGTATAATTACTACTATATTTTAGTGAGTTTATACCACTAGATAGTGTGTCTAGCAATTTTTTATTgacaataaaaatacaaaattttcagCAGAGATAAGTATGAATAAAAGGGGCTAGGTCTTATCTTAACAATTTTAATAAGGTAACAAACTTCTATTAATTAATAAGTATGAAGAAAAGAAGCGCAAGAGAGAATTAAGTATTTTGTGGttatcacaaaatttataatacACATTACAATTATATTACAAATGAAAATGCTTAGGTAATACCAAAATGTAAAAGTCAAGAAGAAAGTTAAGTCGTCAACCTGATCAACGTCCCTTTTACAAATGTATGAACTAAAAAATACATGACTCGTCTAAGGTACCATATGTATTTTCCTCTAGTCTTTTTCTTCATATATGTCAAAAAACACTTGGTAGTTCAACACTTGTTCATGAATTTATCGAATCTTATTAAAGTTGTTGATACTATCATATGATTCCGATTTATCAATCGAATTTGTAAGTGCCTTAAAACAAACTCATCATTGATCACCCTACCATCCCAAttattctttattctttttgttATAGAACTGCTGTACAAGAGAAATATCTGCATCCCTAACTGCATTTTTATAACAATGATTCAAAATTACATCTTCCCCACATTCTTCAAAGATATCCTCATCTTGTAAGTTAACAAAtctatttggagaaaaaaattactattaccATCAACTTATAATTTTAAGTGTAAATATATAGGTGTAAGAGAAgtcaattataaaatattaaaccaTACCAATGTATCAAGAAGCTACTTGTTTCTAACAAAAAATCTTTTAACGGTAATATACTTGTCAAAACATCTGCAACTtcacttatatttttttcatcaagaTTTATAGTGAATGATTCCTTTTGTTTTTAAAGAACACAGTTACTTATGTATTGATAAATTATAAGCCACTATCTAAGCTTACacgtttgattttgatttgaaattgaGTTCCAATTATAGCAACAAAGGTTTAATAATTTGGAAGGTATTGCTTGTACAACTTAATTAGTAGACTATAGTTATCTACCATGATGAGGAAGTAATTGTATTTGATGTGAGTTGCCACATGGTAAGACCTTCATAGTTCAATATATAATAGgttaaaaaatttgatggtgttGATTTTTTGTGGGTAAGATAATCTAGATtgcatgattatgagttgaatttttcggatactttttaaaaaatgttatatttatttttttgatatattttgtccTTGTTATCCAACATCAAATACAATTTTCCCCTTAGACTATTAAGTCTCATATCATCGCTTTTATTATTCTTTGTATAGTCTATATGATGTTTACATTgatatattttatctcaattaaAATTTGCATTAATTTAATTCTTCTACCCATCCAATATTATACTCAACTTAGCTAACTAATTAAAGCACATCATTTTAAGATCGATAAATGAGACAGTAGAAAGCTGTGTTCCAACATGTATGACCGAAGATTCATATTCTAACGGGGCTATACTTGGCTGGAATATGTGTTGGGTTttctttgacaattttttttaataagaataaatctatccaaatagtATAACGAGgaataaatataactttgttataagaatgcaaaaataaaatgaccccaCTCCTaatctcacacacacacacatatatataaaagaatccTAGACCCACCTACGTGGTGCCATCACAAACCAGGATTcccatttaatttatttatttttaaaactaggCTTCCCCTTTCttgaaaagttatgacttttattaGAAGTTGCGATTTTAataaagagttgcgacttttatgaaaagttgttacttatatgaagagttgcgacttttatgaaaagttgtgacttttatgaaatgttgtgacctttccgaaggattttccaaatagttgtgacctttccgataagacacaataaatatttgttcacactaccctttattgtctataaatagagagatttcctctcattttaaaacaacgaaaattctgaacttcttctttttctgcacaattaaatatttgtgtactttaatttgctcctgttgagtgcTCACcgacaccattgcttatgttgcCGATCatgatatgtatttttacagtcattaatttatgcttacggtattaaggataaatgatgataaaatgttataattttcattttcctttacattattaatgtttgttactatgtAATCtcgtatgtaagataatataattttttaattttaattatggatagattttaattattattttataaattttgtgatattaaatttccGCATGACGCTAATTTTACtagtatagtatatatatataatatatatatggcCAAAAAAACagatatttatttactattatattatgataaatggAAGtgaaagggtaaaatagtaatgAGATGAATATGGACGGCTGGCGGAAAGGACCCAGGAAAAGGCTGGCATCAAATGGTTACGGATTCCAAATACTTAttgataaccaaaaaaaaaaaaggcataaaGAAAGAGTCGAgtagtttcttcttcttcttccacaaTCCAGATCGATCGATCGATCgatcaacatcatcatcatcagaagaagaataatttttttgaaatgagaGAAATAATAAGCGTACACATAGGTCAAGCTGGTATTCAGGTGGGAAACTCATGTTGGGAGCTGTATTGCCTTGAACATGGAATCCAGCCTGATGGCATGATGCCTAGGTACatatatttctatttcattcattcattcatcaattattgtttttgtttgccTTCAATCTCACATGAATACACCACACATCTCTGATCTCTGTGTATGATGAATACTTTGTACAGGAAATTATTGTATATTTTGGGATAAATGATATAggaaattattgtttttgttttgactCTAGAGAAGCAAAGTTGTCCTGGTTATTATGACTTTTATAGTGGAAGAGCAACagttttatgaattcatgtCCTATAATTGGATAGGAAGCTGATTTGGTTTAGTTTCTCTTGTTAGCTAAAGGACtaacttgtttgttttcttgcaGTGACACCTCACCAGGTGCAGCGCATGATGCTTTCAACACCTTCTTTAGCGAAACCGGTGCTGGGAAGCATGTCCCAAGAGCTATATTTGTTGATCTTGAACCTACTGTTATTGATGAGGTGAGAACTGGCACTTATCGCCAGCTTTTCCATCCCGAACAGCTCATTTCAGGAAAGGAAGATGCTGCAAATAATTTTGCCAGAGGCCATTATACAGGTAGCTAACTACCTACTTCAGAGACCTCTCCATCcatttattcattttcttaacaACTTCTGTTAATGTACCTAATTTCTGCTTTATTCACAGTTGGGAAGGAGATTGTCGATCTTTGCCTTGATCGAGTAAGGAAATTGGCTGATAACTGCACAGGTTTGCAGGGATTCTTGGTGTTTAATGCTGTTGGTGGGGGTACTGGTTCCGGATTGGGGTCATTGTTGCTGGAACGCCTTTCTGTGGATTATGGAAAAAAGTCAAAGCTTGGGTTTActatctatccttctccccagGTGCATAGATAATCATGTTTTAGCAAAGCACTAATACATTTGTTTAACATAGCAGTAAAGGACGAGGTTCAGACTGAATTTTTAGATGATACTTATCCATATAGGTTGCTATCTAGTAGCTTTCACGATAATCACATTACGTCTAACTGTTTGGTGTTATCTTTAGCTCATGTTGTTTTTGTTAGTGTAACAGCATGTATAACAGTTGACAGACTAATCTGTAAATTATTTCTCTATCTGATTAAGTTGAAGCCTTTTGTTAATTTCAGGTATCCACTGCTGTTGTAGAGCCTTATAACAGTGTTCTTTCAACTCATTCCCTTCTAGAACACACGGATGTGGTTGTGATGTTGGACAATGAAGCCATTTATGATATCTGTAGGAGATCCCTAGACATTGAGAGGCCTACATACACTAATTTGAACCGACTGATTTCGCAAATCATATCATCGTTGACCACTTCCTTGCGATTTGATGGAGCCATCAATGTAGACATTACTGAATTCCAGACAAACCTGGTACCATATCCACGCATCCATTTTATGCTTTCATCATATGCCCCTGTGATCTCAGCTGAAAAGGCATACCATGAGCAATTATCTGTACCTGAGATAACAAATGCAGTTTTTGAGCCCTCAAGCATGATGGCTAAATGTGACCCAAGGCATGGAAAATATATGGCTTGCTGCCTGATGTACCGTGGAGATGTTGTTCCCAAGGATGTCAATGCTGCTGTCGCTACTATTAAAACGAAGAGGACGGTTCAGTTTGTAGACTGGTAAGGATTTTGCACTAGTTGCAAGCATTCTCTTTTCTCATCTGAACAAACTACATAAAACTTTGTAAATGTAAATGCCACCagatcatattattttttttggttttgggaTTTGAACAGGTGCCCAACTGGCTTCAAATGTGGAATAAACTATCAGCCTCCAACAGTGGTACCTGGGGGGGATCTTGCCAAGGTGCAACGAGCTGTTTGCATGATCAGTAACAATACTGCAGTTGCTGAGGTGTTCTCGCGCATTGACCACAAATTTGATCTCATGTATGCTAAGAGGGCATTCGTCCACTGGTATGTTGGAGAAGGCATGGAAGAGGGAGAGTTTTCTGAAGCTCGTGAAGATTTAGCTGCACTTGAAAAAGATTACGAGGAAGTTGGTGCTGAAGGAGTTGATGATGAGGAAGACGGTGACGAATATTGATGTAGACCAACATCTTTGAAGGCAATGTTGGCCTGGTGCCTTGCAtatgtttttgttgttatttgctATTTGTATAACTTCCTATATCAGTTATTGTTTACATTGTAATTTGACATTCCTTTGCATTCTTGTCTGAATATTTCCAACTACAGTGATTGTCTACATTGTAATTTGACATTCACTTCTTCTATAGTGATTGTTCATATGATCTCTACATTGCGATACTTGATCAAGTTACTTGTAGATGGTAAGCAAAGAGAGATACAAGATTCTTGACTCTACAGCTGTGACTCGAATACAATCATCGTTACTGGAGTATTCACATAAAACCTTAGAAAGAATAAGCAACAAGATAGAAGGCATGAAATAATCACATTCAAAGCAACAAATCGATCACCATTTATGATGTTCTCttttacaataataatatatatatttatatatatatatatatatatatatatatatatataagatgaCCGGACCAAAACTGAGACGAGCCGACACCCTGACAACCCTTCGAATTTTACACATTTGATCAACAAAACCTCTCGCAAACCATGATCACGGATGCTCCTGCCCTTACTGAAGTAAGACTCGACCGCAAAACTTTTGATATACACATACTACAAACAAACCAAAAAGGTTTCCACCTTTGCTCGCTACTTTGACAAAACCAACAGCAGGCCGGCACATAGACTCAAAGTCCAAATGAATGACATTAATGAGAAAGAATGGAGTATCAAATTTTGATTCACACATAGCTACAGGTCCGGCAGGTTCATTGCATTGGAGAAAAGTCGTTAGCTTCCACAGCATTATGATGATAACATTGATTGCAGTGTTAACTGCTGTTGAGGCTGCAGGGATGACCATATTGAAGCCAAGGTGGCTGGTGGCAGTGTTTGCTGAAGCTGCCTCAACAGTGTAATCATCCTACTAGCAGTCTGCTCTGTTACCAGATCCCTACCGGCACATAGGACCTACAGAAAAAGCAATTTCATGTTTCAAGATGGCAGTGGCTATATGTATATTATCCAATAAAGACACAATTCAAGATCTTCAATCAACTATCTAACAGGGGTCAGGGGGCATGAAGAGGGTGAAAGACAAATGTCAGTTAAGTACCAAAAGCCAGAGATTGTGGGGTAGATGTTTCAATCACTTCATCGTCAATCcaaggaaagaaaataagaagaaataaaaaacttGGATACGCCTCAcatccttgaatttcaaatgAACAATTGGATCCAACAACTACTGGTTCAGAATTCAGACTGTCTCAAGACTG
The DNA window shown above is from Solanum stenotomum isolate F172 chromosome 6, ASM1918654v1, whole genome shotgun sequence and carries:
- the LOC125867701 gene encoding L-ascorbate oxidase homolog translates to MEGANNVKIVALLIICLSVGALLVKAEDPYLFFEWNVTYGTIAPLGVPQQGILINGQLPGPRINCTSNNNIVVNVYNKLDEPLLLTWNGIQQRKNSWQDGTPGTMCPIMPGTNFTYHFQVKDQIGSFFYFPTTSLHRASGGFGALDVHSRNLIPIPFDKPADEYNVFLGDWYNKGHKTLKKTLDGGRTIGRPDGIHINGKSNKLGDKAEPLFSMGAGKTYRYRICNVGMRTSVNVGIQGHAMKLVEMEGSHTVQNMYDSLDIHVGQCLSVLVTADQEPKDYYMVVSSRFLKQAISSVGILRYANGKGVGSASSDHLPTPPPNNTQGIAWSMNQFRSFRWNLTASAARPNPQGSYHYGQINITRTIKIVNSRSQVNGKLRFALNGISHMDSDTPLKLAEYFGVAEKTFKYDVMGDEPPTPSSNNNKVVTIAPNVKNATFRNFVEIIFENEEKTIQTYHLDGYSFFAVGIEPGKWNPEKRKNYNLVDAVSRHSIQVYPNSWAAIMTTLDNAGIWNLRSDMWERNYLGQQLYFSVLSPSRSLRDEYNLPDNHPLCGIVKSMPMPPPYKP
- the LOC125867162 gene encoding tubulin alpha-5 chain codes for the protein MREIISVHIGQAGIQVGNSCWELYCLEHGIQPDGMMPSDTSPGAAHDAFNTFFSETGAGKHVPRAIFVDLEPTVIDEVRTGTYRQLFHPEQLISGKEDAANNFARGHYTVGKEIVDLCLDRVRKLADNCTGLQGFLVFNAVGGGTGSGLGSLLLERLSVDYGKKSKLGFTIYPSPQVSTAVVEPYNSVLSTHSLLEHTDVVVMLDNEAIYDICRRSLDIERPTYTNLNRLISQIISSLTTSLRFDGAINVDITEFQTNLVPYPRIHFMLSSYAPVISAEKAYHEQLSVPEITNAVFEPSSMMAKCDPRHGKYMACCLMYRGDVVPKDVNAAVATIKTKRTVQFVDWCPTGFKCGINYQPPTVVPGGDLAKVQRAVCMISNNTAVAEVFSRIDHKFDLMYAKRAFVHWYVGEGMEEGEFSEAREDLAALEKDYEEVGAEGVDDEEDGDEY